The Dendropsophus ebraccatus isolate aDenEbr1 chromosome 3, aDenEbr1.pat, whole genome shotgun sequence genome includes a region encoding these proteins:
- the CKS2 gene encoding cyclin-dependent kinases regulatory subunit 2, with amino-acid sequence MSYKNIYYSDKYTDEKYEYRHVMLPKEMAKQVPRTHLMSEEEWRRLGVQQSLGWVHYMIHEPEPHILLFRRPLPKDQQK; translated from the exons ATGTCGTACAAAAATATCTATTACTCCGACAAATACACGGATGAGAAGTACGAGTACAG GCATGTGATGTTGCCAAAAGAGATGGCAAAACAAGTGCCAAGAACACATTTGATGTCTGAAGAGGAGTGGAGAAGGCTTGGCGTTCAACAAAGTCTTGGCTGGGTTCATTATATGATCCATGAACCTG AGCCTCACATACTGCTTTTCAGGAGACCACTACCAAAAGACCAACAGAAATGA